From the Girardinichthys multiradiatus isolate DD_20200921_A chromosome 22, DD_fGirMul_XY1, whole genome shotgun sequence genome, one window contains:
- the olig3 gene encoding oligodendrocyte transcription factor 3 → MNGKWESRFCLSPLINTHHECPPHTHREKVGSQRSKAVSAKRDRTHTGIIRRPERVQKQNRRETDRAKREKGGRGEERRGEEKRREEKRREEKRREEKRRGEERKGEERREGGSQQRPPTQQPRKQTNKMNSDSSPSSRASSPDMDGMFLRDHHPHHHHHHHLHQNIGSSVTSSTQSGEQQRQKMTGGEHLRAGDAKSASVGSSSSSSSNSSSNKYKLKKQVTEEEMYHLRLKINGRERKRMHDLNLAMDGLREVMPYAHGPSVRKLSKIATLLLARNYILMLTSSLDEMKRLVGEIYGGQHSAFHCGTVAHAAGGHSAGPAAAAAAAAAAAAAHQVHPLLGSALSSSTSSTLSSALPGLTSIRAPHALMKGSPAAPPALPLSSGFQHWAGLPCPCTICQVPPPPHIPITSTGLTRLTGEGKDGLK, encoded by the coding sequence ATGAATGGGAAATGGGAAAGCCGCTTTTGTCTGTCCCCGCTTATAAATACGCACCATGAGTGTCCTCCTCATACACACAGAGAGAAAGTCGGCAGCCAAAGAAGCAAAGCGGTCAGTGCAAAGCGGGACAGGACGCACACAGGCATCATCAGGCGACCAGAGCGAGTACAGAAACAGAACAGGAGAGAGACTGACAGGGCGAAACGAGAGAAGggagggagaggagaggagcggagaggagaagaaaagagaagagaagagaagagaagagaagagaagagaagagaagagaagaggagaggagaggagaggaaaggagaggagaggagagagggaGGAAGCCAGCAGCGACCTCCTACCCAACAACCTCGGAAGCAAACTAATAAAATGAATTCAGACTCCAGCCCGAGCAGCAGAGCTTCTTCCCCGGACATGGACGGCATGTTTCTTCGAGACCACCACCCGCAccatcatcaccaccaccacctccaccaaAACATCGGCTCATCAGTGACCTCCTCCACGCAGAGCGGTGAGCAGCAGCGCCAAAAGATGACCGGCGGTGAGCACCTGCGCGCTGGAGACGCAAAGTCCGCGTCGGTGGgaagcagtagcagcagcagcagcaacagcagcagtaaCAAGTACAAACTTAAGAAGCAGGTCACCGAGGAGGAAATGTACCATCTCCGACTCAAGATCAACGGCCGGGAGCGGAAGCGCATGCACGATCTCAACCTGGCCATGGACGGGCTGCGCGAAGTAATGCCGTACGCGCACGGGCCTTCAGTGCGAAAGCTGTCCAAGATCGCCACGCTGCTCTTGGCCAGGAACTACATCCTGATGCTCACCAGCTCCCTGGACGAGATGAAGCGGCTGGTGGGGGAGATTTACGGCGGGCAGCACTCGGCCTTCCACTGTGGGACAGTGGCGCACGCTGCCGGAGGGCACTCAGCTGGACCCGCCGCGGCAGCAGCAGCCGCcgccgctgctgctgctgcgcaCCAGGTACACCCTCTCCTTGGAAGCGCGTTGTCCTCCTCAACGTCCTCCACCCTGTCCAGCGCGCTGCCCGGACTCACATCCATCAGAGCGCCGCACGCACTGATGAAGGGCTCCCCGGCTGCGCCCCCGGCCCTGCCACTGAGCTCCGGCTTCCAGCACTGGGCCGGCCTGCCCTGCCCTTGTACCATCTGCCAGGTGCCTCCTCCTCCGCACATCCCCATCACCTCCACGGGCCTGACAAGACTCACAGGGGAGGGAAAGGACGGCCTGAAATGA